The Elgaria multicarinata webbii isolate HBS135686 ecotype San Diego chromosome 4, rElgMul1.1.pri, whole genome shotgun sequence genome contains a region encoding:
- the BATF3 gene encoding basic leucine zipper transcriptional factor ATF-like 3, whose protein sequence is MVARRETLVRGGSLLLDGGLQGRSSHEGHEDDERKVRRREKNRVAAQRSRKKQTQKADKLHEEYECLEQENTSLKREIGKLTDEMKHLNDVLRNHEKVCPVLHCSLNFGLMPRHDALSGPLPR, encoded by the exons atggtagctc GACGTGAGACTCTGGTGAGAGGAGGGTCTCTGCTGCTTGACGGTGGGCTGCAGGGCCGGTCCTCCCATGAA GGTCACGAAGATGACGAAAGGAAAGTAAGACGGAGAGAGAAGAACAGAGTCGCTGCCCAGAGGAGCAGAAAAAAACAAACGCAGAAAGCAGATAAACTCCATGAG GAATACGAGTGCCTTGAGCAAGAGAACACCTCCCTCAAAAGAGAAATCGGAAAGCTGACAGATGAAATGAAACACTTGAACGACGTGCTGAGGAACCACGAGAAAGTCTGCCCAGTGCTGCACTGCTCCTTAAACTTTGGCTTGATGCCCAGACATGATGCCCTCAGTGGTCCTTTGCCAAGATGA